In Sphingopyxis macrogoltabida, the sequence GCACCTCCTTCAGGGCGGTCGCAAAGGCGGCAATATCCGCCTCGGTGACGGTTTCGGTGACCGCGACGACCAGGCCATTTTCCAGTGCCGCGTTGTCGGGATAAAGGCGTCCGAGCGAGACCCCGCCGAGGATATCCTTTTCCGCGAGCTTGTGGATCACGGGGCGGGCCGCCGTCGGCAGCAGCAGCGTGAACTCGTTGAAGAAGCTCTCGTTCAGCACCGATATGCCGGGGAGCTTCGCCAGCTCCGCCGCCGCCAACTTTGCCCGACCATGGTTGATCGCCGCAAGCTGGCGCAACCCGGCTTCGCCGAGCAAGGTCATGTGAATGCTGAATGCCAGCGCACAAAGGCCTGAGTTCGTGCAGATATTGCTCGTCGCCTTTTCGCGGCGAATATGCTGCTCGCGCGTCGACAGCGTCAGCACGAAGCCGCGCTTGCCATTGGCATCGACCGTCTCGCCGCACAGACGACCCGGCATCTGGCGGACATATTTGGCCTTGCACGCAAACAGCCCGACATAGGGCCCGCCGAACTGGAGCCCGACGCCGAGCGACTGGCCCTCTCCCACCACGATGTCGGCGCCCATTTCGCCGGGCGACTTGATCAGCCCGAGCGCCACCGGTTCGGTGACCACCGCGATCAGCAGGGCGCCGGCGGCTTGGCATGCGTCGGCCAACGTCGTCATGTCATCGATGCGGCCGAGGATGTCGGGATATTGCACGACGACGCAGCTCGTTTCCTTGTCGATCGCCGCCGCGAGCGCCGCCCAGTCGGTCCCCGCCGCAAGCTCGGGGTCGCCGTCGACCAGCACATCGCCGGTATATTTCGCCATCGTCCGCGCCACGCTGCGATAATGCGGGTGGAGCCCGGTCGACAGCAGCGCCTTGTTCCGCCGCGTCACGCGCCGCGCCATGACGATCGCCTCCCAGCAGGCGGTCGAGCCGTCGTACATCGACGCATTGGCGACATCGGTGCCGAGCAGCCGCGCGACCTGCGACTGGAATTCGAACAGCATCTGCAACGTGCCCTGCGCGATTTCGGGCTGGTACGGCGTATAGGCGGTCAGGAACTCGCCGCGCTGGATGAGATGGTCGACGCTCGCCGGCACATGGTGGCGATAGGCGCCCGCGCCGAGGAAGAAGGGTCCGTCGCCCGCCGCGCGGTTGCGGCGCGAGAGCGCGCCCATATGGCGTTCGACTGCCAGTTCGCTGGCCTGCATCGGCAGCCCCTCGATCGGACCGTTCAGCCGGGCCTCGGCAGGGACGTCGGCGAACAGGTCGTCGATCGACGACGCGCCGATGACGCCGAGCATCGCGCTGCGATCGTCGGGAGTGAGAGGGAGGTAGCGCATATGTTACTCCGGAGAAGAAGCGGGATTTGCAGCCAGAAGCTGCGCAACGTCGGAAAGCGATCCCTGGAAGATCGCGGGGCCGCTGTGGGTGACCTTGACCCACGGGGCGAGCCAGATGCGGAAACCCGCGTCGCGGACACGGCGGCAAAAGGCATAATCGTCGGACAGGAGCGACCGGGTTTCGGGGTCGATCATCGGATAGAAGAAAGCATGAACCTGCTCGCCCAGCCGATGCGCCTGCCGCTCGGCGGGATCGGGACGAAAGGCGGTGTCGGGGTAGCGCGCCCGCATCCCTTCGAGCACGTCGCGGCGGATCAGCATCATCGCGGTTCCGACATGCGCCAGTTCGACGAGATCGGAGAGCGCAAACCCCTGTTCGGGATGGAGGAATTGCAACGCAAACTCGCCCGAGAAACGCGCAAGCTCGCCGGGGTTATCTTTCGCCAGCCCGGCTTCGACCGCACGGGCGACATTCCGCCAGTTGGTCATCCGCCGCGGATAGGCGGCGCCGAGCACCCCGCAGTCGGGGTGGCCGTCCATCGCCCGCACCATCGAAAACACGTCTTCCGCCGTGAAATCGATGTCGGCATCGACGAACAGCAAGTGCGTGCAGTCGCTGGCGAGGAACATCGCCGTCAGCATGTTGCGTGCGCGGGTGATCGACGGCTGATAGAGGATGAACTCGAACCGTACCGGCACCCCCGCCGCCTGCGCCTTCAGCGCGAGGTCGAGCGCGGCGCGGACATAGGTGCCCTGCGCCCCGTCATAGATGGGCGTCGCCACCATCAGGCGGCAATGCGAAAGGGCCGGGCCGGTGTCGGTCACATCGTCTCCCCTTTCCCTCCCACATACGGGAGGGGGTCCGGGTCAAAGGTCGTCGCAGAAGGCCTTGTAAGCCGCCGCGTTCATCAGGCCGTCGAGCTGGCCCTTGTTGGCCAGCGTCATGCGGAAAAACCAGCCTTCGCCCTCGGGGTCCGAGTTGACGAGCGCGGGATCTTCCTCGAGCTGGCCATTGCCTTCGGTGACGGTGCCGTCGACCGGCGCATAGACGTCGCTCGCCGCCTTCACCGATTCGACCACAGCGGCGTCGCCGCCCGCAGTCAGTTCAGCGCCGGTGTCGGGAACCTCGACGAAAACGATGTCGCCGAGCTGGCCCTGTGCGAAATCGGTGATGCCGACGGTCGCGATGTCGCCATCGACGTCGATCCACTCATGCTCTTCGGTATAATAACGCGGCATCGGTCAGCCTCCCTGTTTGCGGACATAATTATGGGGAACGAAGGGCATCGCCGCGACGGTGCAATGCACCCGCTTGCCGCGCACCTCGGCGGCGATCGCCGTGCCGGGCGCCGCGTGGTCGCGGGGGACATAGCCCATGGCGATCGGCGCACCGACGCTCGGCGCAAAGCCGCCCGAAGTCACGATGCCGATTTCGGTGTTGCCGTCGAACAGCTTCGCGCCCTCGCGCACCGGCATTTTACCATCGACGAGCAGGCCGACGCGCTTGCGCGGGCTGCCGTCGGCCAGGTGGCCGAGGATGCGCGCCGCGCCCGGGAAACCGCCCTCTTCGCGGCGGCGCTTGCTGATCGCGAACGCCAGATCGCCTTCGATGGGATCGGTCGTCGGGTCGAGGTCGTGGCCATAGAGCGGCAGGCCGGCTTCGAGGCGCAGGCTGTCGCGCGCGCCGAGGCCGATCGGCTTCACCTCGTCCATCGCGCAGAGCGCGTCGGCAAAAGCTTCGAGTGCCTCGTTCGGCAGCGAAATCTCGTAACCGTCCTCACCGGTATAGCCCGAACGGCTGAGGCCGATCGCATGGCCGTTCCATATCGCGCGCGCCGCCTGCATGAAGACAAGGCCGGCCGCCTCGGGAACCAGCCGCGCGAGCGCCGTCGCCGCCTTCGGTCCCTGCAACGCCAGCAGGCCGTAATCCTCATTGTGATTGAGCGTGATGTCGTCGGGAAGATTTTCGCGCAGATAGCCGATATCGTCCCATTTGACCGCACCGTTGACGACGATGCCAAGCTGGTCGCCTTCATTGGTCACCATCAGGTCGTCGAGAATGCCGCCGTCCTCGCCGAGCAGCAACGAATAGCGCATGCGGCCGGGTTTCAGCGCCGAGATATCGCCAGGGACGAGCGCTTCGAGTGCTTCGGCAACGCCGGCACCCGACAGGCTGATCTGCCCCATATGGCTGACGTCGAACAGGCCCGCATTCTCGCGCGTCCACATATGTTCGGCCATGATGCCTTCATACTGGATCGGCATCCAGTAGCCGGCGAATTCTACCATCCGCGCGCCGCGGTCGCGGTGCCAGGCGTCGAGCGGCAGGGTCGCGGTCGGCACCGCAAACTCTTCGCCCGTCGGTTCATTTTCGGTCATGTCAGTCTCCCGCGGTTGCATGACGAACGCGCAGCCCTCTGCCGCGGTTTGCGTCATGCCCCCTCTGTCACGGGAACCTGAGAGTTTTCCTCCATGAGTGCATGGAGTTACCCCTTCGGTGGTTCCGGCAACCGCCGGAACGCTTTCCAGAGTGTCCGTTCCAGCCAGCGCGGTCCTTTGACCTGAGAGTTTCCGGGGCGGTTGCTCCTTCGGTGGTGGGTGCCGGTTGCCCTGCCCCACGCTCTCCCGCGCGGCCGGTCGAATCCCGTAAGGAACCCGACAGACGCCCGAGCCTTGGCGCCGCCCGGCAAAGGAGTCAATCGGCGAGCGCGCGGATCGCGTCGTTTTCGTGCACATGGGAGCCGGACCCGCCCGCCCCGGCGAGCCGAACGATCGCCGCGGCGACCGTCGCGCCCGGAATCGAGCGGTACCGCCGCAGCGATCCGTGCATCAATGCGTCGGTGAGCGGCGCCGCGAGCATCGCGATCCCCTCGCCCAGCCGCGGCGGCCCTTGCCGGTCGCCGGTCAGCAGGCCGGGCCGCAGGATATCGAGCCGGCCGAAACCGAGCCCGCGCAGCGCATCCTCGACCTCGCCCTTGGTGCGCAGGTAGAAATTGCGGCTTTTCGCCGCCGCGCCGACCGAACTGACCGCGATCAGATGCGACGTCCCGGCGTCTTTCGCCGCCGCCGCGACCGCCAGCACCAGGTCATGGTCGACGGCGCGAAACGCCGCCTCCGACCCCGCCTGACGGATCGTCGTACCGAGGCACGAGATGAGGATGGCAGGCCTCTCGGCCGCGATGATGCCGGGCCAGCGATCGGGCGCGGCGCGCTGCAGCCGGTGCTGCGGGGGAAAGTCGCCAGTGTCGCGGCGCGCGAGGATTGTCAGCGGCTGTGCCGTCGCCTGCTCGGCCACCGATCGCCCGACCATGCCGGTCGCGCCGACGATCAATGCATCAGGCATGCGCTAACGCCCCCGGCACCGCATCGCGGCCAAAGATGTCGGCATAGCGGTCGATGGCAAAGCGGTCGGTCATCCCGGCAATATAATCACCGATATGGCGCACTGTCGCGCCTTCTTCGCCGGGCACGCGCGACGACCAGTCTTCGCCCATCAACCGCGGATCGTCGGCATAGGCCGCGAACAGCCGCCCGATCACCTCGCTCGCCGCCGCCGCCGCGGCAAGCTGTTCGGGATGGTGATAAAGATTGGCGTACATAAAGCGCTTGAGTTCGCGCTCTTCGGCGGCAAGGCCTGCCGAAAAGCCGCCGAGCGGGCGCCCGGCGGCGCGCACATCCTCGACGCTCGCGACGCCCGCCGCCGCGACATTCGCCTGCGTCGATGCGATGACGTCGTTGACCATCACGCCGATCTGGTCGCGCACGAGTTCGCGCAGCAGCCGGTCGCGCGGCGCCCCGGGAAAGCGATCCTCGACGGCGCGATAATTGGCGGCGACAAAGGGCTGTTCCATCAACTGGCCGAGATCGAGCAGCCCCGCGCGCAGGCCGTCGTCGATATCGTGATTGTCATAGGCGATATCGTCGGCGACGGCCGCGATCTGCGCCTCGAGGCTGGCGTGGCTGGACAGGTCGAGCCGAAAGTCGGCGTCGATTTCGGACAGCGCCCAGCCCGGCCGGGTCACCGGACCATTATGCTTTGCGAGCCCTTCGAGCGTTTCCCACGTCAGATTGAGCCCGTCGAAGCGCGGATAAGGACATTCGAGCCGCGCGAGCGTGCGCAATGTATGGCCATTGTGGTCGAAGCCGCCGTGCGCGGCCATCGCGGCCTTCAGCGCATCCTCGCCCGCATGACCGAACGGCGGATGACCGATATCGTGGGCAAGGCAAAGCGCCTCGGTCAGATCTTCGTTGAGCCCCAGCGCGCGGGCGATGCCGCGGCCGATCTGTGCGACCTCGATGCTGTGGGTCAGTCGGACGCGATAATGGTCGCCGTCGGGGGCGACGAACACCTGCGTCTTGTGGCGCAGGCGGCGGAAGGCGATCGAGTGGATGATGCGGTCGCGATCGCGCTGAAAGGCATCGCGCGGCCCGCGAACGACGCGGCCGACCTCTTCATAACGGCGTCCGCGGCTCTGCGCTGGATCGCTGGCGCACTCCGCGACCCTCACTTGACCGGGTCGACTTCCTGGCCGGCTTCGCTGTTGAACAGGAAGCCGTCGCCGCCCGCTTTCTTGTAGCTCGCCAGCCAGTCTTGCGCTGCCTTACGGTCCTTGAACGGTCCGACGAGCAGGCGGCGCGTCCGCCCCCATTCGGCGGTAGCGGCCGACTTGCCCTTGAAAATATCGGAGCTCTTCTTGGCGAATTTGCCAAAATCCGTCGCCAGCGCCCTGGCATTGGCGCCCGTCGCGACCTGCACCCAGATGCGCGCCGGATTGGCCTTTTTCTCGGCCGCTTCCTCTTTCGCCTTGGCCTCGGCTTCGGCCTTCGCTTTCGCCGCAGCGGCGTCCTTCTCGCGTTTCGCCGCCTCGGCGGCTTCGGCGCGGCGGCGATCTTCCTGCAGCTTCGCCAGCGTGTCTGCGCCGATCGCGTCGGCGGGACGCGCCAGTTCCTCGGCCGGAATCTCGATCGATCCAGCGATATCGGCGAGCGACGCGAGCGGCGCAGCATTGACAGGTGCGGGCGCAGCGACGGCAGCAGCAGGCGCGGGAGCGGGCGTCGAAGGCAGCGGCACGGCCGCAGGCTGCGCCGACGGGGGCGCAGGCTCCACGGCGGGAGTGGGCGCTGGCGCCGGCGACGACCGGATATCGGCAATCGAGAAGCCCGGTCCGACCGGCCCGGCATCGCGGTTCACCGCCACACCGATCGGCGCCGCCGTTGGAGCCGGAGCGGGGGCCGGTGCCGGAGCGAATGTCGGTGTCGGAGCCGGAGTTGGCGCGGGGGTCGGAAGAGCTGCGACGACGGTCGGGGCCGGGACCGGGGCCGGTGTCGGCGCGGGGGCGGGCCGCGGCGCGGGCGTCGATGCCGGCGCCATCTGGATCGGGGTTCGCGGCGCCGCAGCGGACGCTTCGGCAACGCGGCGGACGGGAGCCGCCGGCACCGTTTCGCGCACCCGCTGACGATCGCTGCCCTGCCGTCGTTTGCCGGGCGCCGATGCCGGCGCAGGTGCCGGAGCGGGCGTTGCCGCCGCGACCTGCACCGGTTTGCGCCGTGGCCCCAATTCGCCGGCAGGGAAGCGTCCGAAATGCGCCGCGGCGGCCTGTTGTGCCGGATTGAGCCGGTCCATCTTGGTCAGATAAGGCAGGATATTCTGCGCAAGTTGCGGCGGCATCGTCGCGTTGACGACCTGCGTCGCCTCATCCTCGCGCCCCGCAATCGCCAGCATCATCGCACGCAGCCGCCAGGCCCCGCGATCCTGCGCGCGCAATTGCGGCGTCAGCAACTGGATACCGCGATCCGCCTGCCCGCTGATCGCCAGCGACAGCGCAAAGCGGCGCGTTAATTCGTCATTGGGCGCGATCGACAGCGCGAGCTGATAGTCGCGCTGCGCCGCATCCTGCTGCCCGAGCAGGTCGCGCGCCAGCCCGCGATCGGCAAGGAACAGCCGTTCGGGCGCGCCCAGAAGCTGCGCCTCGCCAAAATAATCGAGTGCGCGGGTCGGGTTTTCCATATGGACCGCCGCCGATCCAAGTGCCGCCTTGACCGCCCCGTCGCGCGGGTTGGCCTGTTCGGCACGGACGAGGAAACCTAGCGCCGCGCGATAATCCTCGAGGTCGATCGAAGCCCGGCCGGCGTCGAGCAGCGCGGCGGGATCGCTATTGTTCGCTGCGATGCGCGCCAACGCCGACGACAGCAGCGTCCGCGCCGTGGTACGCTTGTCCATCGCCGCCTTGGTCGCAGCATCGGGCGGCGTGACCTGCATGGCCAGCGCCGGCGATACGATCGCCGTACCGAGCGACAGAGCGAAGAACGCGCGGGCGAGATGCCGCACGCGTCCCCGCCTGCCCGTCCAGTTTACTCGCCGCATGGGCAAATCATCCCGAGTTCCGGCCGCCTTGCCCATCAAATCGCTACGGCCGCGCGAGCCCCGTTACTGGTTGTTCTGTCGCCCAAGAAAGCGCGGGATATCGACCCCGTCTTCCTTCTCTGCCTCTTCGCCATCGACCTGCGTCGATCCGCGCGACAGCCGCGACATCCGCTCGAACAGCGTCCCGCCGCCAACCCCGCGTGCCGGCGATTCAGCGGCCGGAGCAGCCGGCGACGGACGATATTCGGCGACCGGCGCTTCGGGCTGGCCGAGCACCAGTTCGTCGGTGGTGTCGTCATATGTTGCCGCGACCTCCGACAGGACCATCGGCTCTTCTTCGGCTTCCACCGCCGGAGCTTCGGCCTGGACATCGTCGTTGAGCGAGAAGCCGGGCGCCGGGTCGTTGTCGACCGCCGGGGCCGCTTCGGCCACGGGCTCCTCCGCGACAACCGGCTCGATCGCTTCCTCGACGACCGGGGCCGGCGCCGCCGTGCGCGCCGGAGCGAAGGAGAAGCTGCGCGTCGCGGGCGAAGCCTGCGCCGCCGTTTCACCATTGCTGTCGATGCCAGTGGCGACGACCGAAACGCGGATCTTGCCGTCGAGGCTATCGTTGAAGGCGCTGCCCCAGATGATGTTGGCATCGGGATCGACCAGCTCGCGAATGTGGTTCGCGGCTTCGTCGACTTCCATCAGGCGCATATCCTCGCCGCCGGTGATCGAGATGATGACGCCCTTCGCGCCCGCCATCGACACGCCGTCGAGCAGCGGATTGGCGATCGCCTTCTGCGCGGCTTCGAGCGCGCGGCCATCGCCTTCGGCTTCGCCGGTGCCCATCATCGCCTTGCCCATTTCGCGCATCACGCTGCGCACGTCGGCAAAGTCGAGGTTGATCAGGCCGGGCATGACCATCAGGTCGGTAATGCCGCGAACGCCCTGCTGGAGCACTTCGTCAGCCATCGTGAACGCTTCCTTGAAGGTCGTGTTCGGATTGGCGACGAGGAAGAGATTCTGGTTCGGAATGACGATCAGCGTGTCGACATGGTCCTGCAGCTCGGCAATGCCGGCCTCGGCGGACCGCATGCGGCGCTGGCCTTCGAAAGTGAAGGGCTTGGTCACCACGCCGACGGTCAGGATGCCGCGGTCGCGCGCGGCCTTGGCGATCACCGGGGCAGCGCCGGTACCGGTGCCGCCGCCCATGCCGGCGGCGACGAAGCACATGTGCGCACCGTTCAGCGCCTCTTCGACCTGCGCGATGCTTTCCTCGGCTGCCGCGCGGCCGACCTCGGGCCGCGACCCCGCACCCAGACCCTGGGTGATCTGTGTCCCCAGCTGGATGCGCCGTTCGGCCGGCGAGGCGTTGAGCGCCTGCGCATCGGTGTTGGCGACGATGAAATCGACGCCCTCGACACGCGCGGCAATCATGTTGGCGATGGCATTGCCCCCTGCGCCACCGACGCCGATCACCGCGATCCGCGGCTTCAGCTCATCGACCTGCGGCGGGCCAATATTGATGCTCATCAATCGATCTCCCTGCAGCGGCGAACCGGCGCCGCTTCCCTCACCATGCGACCCTGCCGTTCGGTGGTCGAACCGCCCGGCTTTCTTTCCGTGCATTGCACTATTGTTACGCGGGAATCACCCAAAAAATTAACCTTTTCGTCGCTCTGCATTCAGAAACTGCTTTTCAGTGCCGCCATCAGCCGTTGAATGATCCCGGCGCCCTTCGGCCGGTACACGTCCTGCCCCATCATGGGCAGGTCGCGCAGGTCAACCGGGTCCGACGCGGCATAGAGAACCAGACCCGCGAGCGTTGCGAAAGCCGGTCCCGAATGCGCATCGGGCAGGCCGTGCAAGCCGCGCGGTCGCCCGACGCGCGCCGCGCGGCCGAGCGCGCTCTGGGTATAGTCGGCAAGGCCTTTCAGGTCGGCACCGCCGCCGACCAGAACGACCTGGCGACCGATCGGCCCGACGAAATGCAGGTCTTTCAGCGTCCTGCCGATCTCTCCCATCATCGCGTCGAGCCGCTGGCGGATTACCGAGACGAGCTGGGCACGCGTGATGCGCGGAGAATCGCTGCCGGCCGGGGCGCCTGGTTCGAGTTCGATGATCTCGTTATTGTCGCGCGGGCTCGCCGACGCCGAACCGTAAAAGCTCTGAAGCCGCTGCGCCTGGCTGCGACGGATACCGAACGCCGAGGCGATGTCGTCGGTGATGTCGCTGGCGCCGAACGGCAGCGACGCCATTTCGACGAGCATGCCGCCGGCATAGAGCGAAACCGTCGTCACGGCGGCACCCAGCTCGACAAGCGCGACGCCGAGGTCGCGTTCCTCGTCGGACAGGCACGCCAGCCCCGCCGCGATCGGCGACGCAACGACCGCGCGGACGTCGAGATGCGCCTGCCTGACCGCCGCCTCGAGGTTCCGTACCGGCGCCCCGTCGGCCATGATGATATGGATATCGACCCCCAGCCGGTCGGCGTGGAGGCCGATCGGGTTCTTGACCCCGGTCAGCCCGTCGAGCGTGTAGAGTGCCGGCTGCGCATGGAGGATCATCCGCCCTTCGGGGTCGATCCCTGCGCGGCCCGCGGCGAGCAGGTCGTCGACATCCTCCTGCTCGATGCGGTGGCCGCCGAGTTCGCTCTCGATCGGCGCGACGTCGCTGAGCAGGCTGCCCGCCGAAAAGCTGACCCAGACATCGTCGATATTCAGTCCCGCGATACGCTCCGCCTGCTCGATCGCCTCGCGCACGATATGCTCGGTCTGCTCCATATCGGCGACATAACCGCGCTGGACGCCGCGGCTTTCGCGCTGGCCGGTGCCGAGGACATGAAGCTGGCCGTCGGCGGTCTGTCCGGCGATGAGCGCGCAGACTTTCCACGACCCGACATCGAGCGCGGTAATGATCTTCTCGATCCGCGGGGGCGCCATGACCTTATCCCTTCTCCGCCGCGCTTGCCGTCGCGACGGCATCGACCGCGGCGCGCGCATCGTCGAGCTTTGCGGGCGCCACCTGACCTTCGTGCGGCAGGCGTAGCACGAACCGTTCGGGATCGCGCATGTCGAAACGCAATATGCCGCGCCCGAGCAGGCGGTTGGCACCGTCCATATGCGCGAACTTCGCGAGCGCCGCCTTCGCTTCGGCTTCGCCCTCGGGCA encodes:
- the gcvPA gene encoding aminomethyl-transferring glycine dehydrogenase subunit GcvPA; translation: MRYLPLTPDDRSAMLGVIGASSIDDLFADVPAEARLNGPIEGLPMQASELAVERHMGALSRRNRAAGDGPFFLGAGAYRHHVPASVDHLIQRGEFLTAYTPYQPEIAQGTLQMLFEFQSQVARLLGTDVANASMYDGSTACWEAIVMARRVTRRNKALLSTGLHPHYRSVARTMAKYTGDVLVDGDPELAAGTDWAALAAAIDKETSCVVVQYPDILGRIDDMTTLADACQAAGALLIAVVTEPVALGLIKSPGEMGADIVVGEGQSLGVGLQFGGPYVGLFACKAKYVRQMPGRLCGETVDANGKRGFVLTLSTREQHIRREKATSNICTNSGLCALAFSIHMTLLGEAGLRQLAAINHGRAKLAAAELAKLPGISVLNESFFNEFTLLLPTAARPVIHKLAEKDILGGVSLGRLYPDNAALENGLVVAVTETVTEADIAAFATALKEVLA
- a CDS encoding glycosyltransferase family 2 protein, whose amino-acid sequence is MTDTGPALSHCRLMVATPIYDGAQGTYVRAALDLALKAQAAGVPVRFEFILYQPSITRARNMLTAMFLASDCTHLLFVDADIDFTAEDVFSMVRAMDGHPDCGVLGAAYPRRMTNWRNVARAVEAGLAKDNPGELARFSGEFALQFLHPEQGFALSDLVELAHVGTAMMLIRRDVLEGMRARYPDTAFRPDPAERQAHRLGEQVHAFFYPMIDPETRSLLSDDYAFCRRVRDAGFRIWLAPWVKVTHSGPAIFQGSLSDVAQLLAANPASSPE
- the gcvH gene encoding glycine cleavage system protein GcvH gives rise to the protein MPRYYTEEHEWIDVDGDIATVGITDFAQGQLGDIVFVEVPDTGAELTAGGDAAVVESVKAASDVYAPVDGTVTEGNGQLEEDPALVNSDPEGEGWFFRMTLANKGQLDGLMNAAAYKAFCDDL
- the gcvT gene encoding glycine cleavage system aminomethyltransferase GcvT encodes the protein MTENEPTGEEFAVPTATLPLDAWHRDRGARMVEFAGYWMPIQYEGIMAEHMWTRENAGLFDVSHMGQISLSGAGVAEALEALVPGDISALKPGRMRYSLLLGEDGGILDDLMVTNEGDQLGIVVNGAVKWDDIGYLRENLPDDITLNHNEDYGLLALQGPKAATALARLVPEAAGLVFMQAARAIWNGHAIGLSRSGYTGEDGYEISLPNEALEAFADALCAMDEVKPIGLGARDSLRLEAGLPLYGHDLDPTTDPIEGDLAFAISKRRREEGGFPGAARILGHLADGSPRKRVGLLVDGKMPVREGAKLFDGNTEIGIVTSGGFAPSVGAPIAMGYVPRDHAAPGTAIAAEVRGKRVHCTVAAMPFVPHNYVRKQGG
- a CDS encoding NAD-dependent epimerase/dehydratase family protein, whose translation is MPDALIVGATGMVGRSVAEQATAQPLTILARRDTGDFPPQHRLQRAAPDRWPGIIAAERPAILISCLGTTIRQAGSEAAFRAVDHDLVLAVAAAAKDAGTSHLIAVSSVGAAAKSRNFYLRTKGEVEDALRGLGFGRLDILRPGLLTGDRQGPPRLGEGIAMLAAPLTDALMHGSLRRYRSIPGATVAAAIVRLAGAGGSGSHVHENDAIRALAD
- a CDS encoding deoxyguanosinetriphosphate triphosphohydrolase — translated: MRVAECASDPAQSRGRRYEEVGRVVRGPRDAFQRDRDRIIHSIAFRRLRHKTQVFVAPDGDHYRVRLTHSIEVAQIGRGIARALGLNEDLTEALCLAHDIGHPPFGHAGEDALKAAMAAHGGFDHNGHTLRTLARLECPYPRFDGLNLTWETLEGLAKHNGPVTRPGWALSEIDADFRLDLSSHASLEAQIAAVADDIAYDNHDIDDGLRAGLLDLGQLMEQPFVAANYRAVEDRFPGAPRDRLLRELVRDQIGVMVNDVIASTQANVAAAGVASVEDVRAAGRPLGGFSAGLAAEERELKRFMYANLYHHPEQLAAAAAASEVIGRLFAAYADDPRLMGEDWSSRVPGEEGATVRHIGDYIAGMTDRFAIDRYADIFGRDAVPGALAHA
- a CDS encoding tetratricopeptide repeat protein — translated: MRHLARAFFALSLGTAIVSPALAMQVTPPDAATKAAMDKRTTARTLLSSALARIAANNSDPAALLDAGRASIDLEDYRAALGFLVRAEQANPRDGAVKAALGSAAVHMENPTRALDYFGEAQLLGAPERLFLADRGLARDLLGQQDAAQRDYQLALSIAPNDELTRRFALSLAISGQADRGIQLLTPQLRAQDRGAWRLRAMMLAIAGREDEATQVVNATMPPQLAQNILPYLTKMDRLNPAQQAAAAHFGRFPAGELGPRRKPVQVAAATPAPAPAPASAPGKRRQGSDRQRVRETVPAAPVRRVAEASAAAPRTPIQMAPASTPAPRPAPAPTPAPVPAPTVVAALPTPAPTPAPTPTFAPAPAPAPAPTAAPIGVAVNRDAGPVGPGFSIADIRSSPAPAPTPAVEPAPPSAQPAAVPLPSTPAPAPAAAVAAPAPVNAAPLASLADIAGSIEIPAEELARPADAIGADTLAKLQEDRRRAEAAEAAKREKDAAAAKAKAEAEAKAKEEAAEKKANPARIWVQVATGANARALATDFGKFAKKSSDIFKGKSAATAEWGRTRRLLVGPFKDRKAAQDWLASYKKAGGDGFLFNSEAGQEVDPVK
- the ftsZ gene encoding cell division protein FtsZ, which translates into the protein MSINIGPPQVDELKPRIAVIGVGGAGGNAIANMIAARVEGVDFIVANTDAQALNASPAERRIQLGTQITQGLGAGSRPEVGRAAAEESIAQVEEALNGAHMCFVAAGMGGGTGTGAAPVIAKAARDRGILTVGVVTKPFTFEGQRRMRSAEAGIAELQDHVDTLIVIPNQNLFLVANPNTTFKEAFTMADEVLQQGVRGITDLMVMPGLINLDFADVRSVMREMGKAMMGTGEAEGDGRALEAAQKAIANPLLDGVSMAGAKGVIISITGGEDMRLMEVDEAANHIRELVDPDANIIWGSAFNDSLDGKIRVSVVATGIDSNGETAAQASPATRSFSFAPARTAAPAPVVEEAIEPVVAEEPVAEAAPAVDNDPAPGFSLNDDVQAEAPAVEAEEEPMVLSEVAATYDDTTDELVLGQPEAPVAEYRPSPAAPAAESPARGVGGGTLFERMSRLSRGSTQVDGEEAEKEDGVDIPRFLGRQNNQ
- the ftsA gene encoding cell division protein FtsA translates to MAPPRIEKIITALDVGSWKVCALIAGQTADGQLHVLGTGQRESRGVQRGYVADMEQTEHIVREAIEQAERIAGLNIDDVWVSFSAGSLLSDVAPIESELGGHRIEQEDVDDLLAAGRAGIDPEGRMILHAQPALYTLDGLTGVKNPIGLHADRLGVDIHIIMADGAPVRNLEAAVRQAHLDVRAVVASPIAAGLACLSDEERDLGVALVELGAAVTTVSLYAGGMLVEMASLPFGASDITDDIASAFGIRRSQAQRLQSFYGSASASPRDNNEIIELEPGAPAGSDSPRITRAQLVSVIRQRLDAMMGEIGRTLKDLHFVGPIGRQVVLVGGGADLKGLADYTQSALGRAARVGRPRGLHGLPDAHSGPAFATLAGLVLYAASDPVDLRDLPMMGQDVYRPKGAGIIQRLMAALKSSF